One Silene latifolia isolate original U9 population chromosome 4, ASM4854445v1, whole genome shotgun sequence DNA segment encodes these proteins:
- the LOC141651637 gene encoding dirigent protein 2-like, with product MAKSSLLYLVLLTFLPTLAISSSQYHEHSYKSMHFTLYQHDIYNKSDFLVVAGVTGANYSDVAAPFGTITVSNDNLTLTQDPSSRVVGNAQALTILSTFEGLDSLTVIRFAIDLEDDQHTGTISALGVINTLKPCQLPVSGGTGDFLLVQGYITFSLVYFEGMTFVFKVDFNLFWPPYALHALKLNFKG from the coding sequence ATGGCCAAGTCTTCATTACTCTATTTAGTCCTTTTAACTTTCCTCCCAACCTTGGCCATTTCCTCTTCTCAGTACCACGAACATAGCTACAAATCCATGCATTTCACTCTTTACCAACATGACATCTATAACAAATCTGATTTTCTTGTAGTCGCGGGCGTAACGGGCGCTAATTACTCTGATGTAGCAGCCCCATTTGGTACTATAACCGTCTCAAACGACAACCTAACCCTGACCCAAGACCCATCCTCCAGAGTCGTAGGCAATGCTCAAGCTTTGACCATATTGTCAACTTTTGAGGGGCTTGACAGCTTAACCGTTATTAGGTTTGCCATAGACTTGGAGGATGACCAACATACCGGTACTATATCGGCTTTAGGGGTGATTAATACCCTTAAACCTTGTCAACTTCCTGTCTCGGGTGGCACGGGTGATTTCTTGCTAGTCCAAGGCTATATTACTTTTTCACTTGTATATTTTGAAGGCATGACTTTTGTTTTTAAGGTTGATTTTAATCTATTTTGGCCTCCCTACGCGCTCCATGCATTGAAGCTAAACTTCAAGGGCTGA
- the LOC141651639 gene encoding uncharacterized protein LOC141651639, producing the protein MDIFGLLETHVKEHNAHSIFKKFPNYRILTNYQNHYNGRIWVFWNPNTITMVNTDTHAQVIHCGIIHNATNHRLDVSFVYGCNTAHGRESLWTELIRISTLSSNWLISGDFNIVRHASEKTGPNPPKISEVMAFNDCLRTCHLDDLSSTGCEFSWTNKHHDGTRVWSRLDRALINPLWLQTFPNSNAVVLLPGLSDHSPILVNVFEDQKFRKQFSFLDCWTEHPHYQTCVTTGWTTQCKGSPIYKFFKKLASVRKHLSLLHQQDYNGLSQRVLAAAQKLASCPAGSSTISPIVLFFDEAHLIQVYASLQKAELSMLHQRAKIHGIKMNDCSSKYFFAKIAKRKQQSIVGQICNQNGLTVHGVDEASLCLPITALEIKKALFSIGNQKSPGYDGFSSGFYKSAWSVVGDDFIQAVQSFFKTGKLAKQANVTVLTLIPKKDVVTSVKDFRPIACCTVLYKTISKVLVARLKPLLQKLIGPEQGAFVDKRNIFENIMLSQALIKGYNNGTCSPRTMIKVDIKKAFDSVQWQFVSSMLKSLNFPDQFVHWIMGCISSTWFTLKINGSNVGFFKGAGGLRQGDPLSPYLFVLGMEILSRYLRPICSLHYVTYHPKCARIKLNHLIFADDLMIFVRGDVPSVKAVAHTLDLFGSISGNYLWQTTMDKHKLYMKSWQSCCCPWDEGGFHIKEILSWNSANICKWIWKMQTSSESLWVLWNHAYNVKSGTIGMPLSNLVIRKLEKYPHTRDLLLTLYGTADSAAQALQTCVSPNGHFMVSKAYDLLRPHYPKNRWAKAIWSPNVLPKHSFITALAAQGKLPTVDNLCRRGLYLVGCVFLEGLQISGRSCFGVGTGTVVSIGKWPVCSLLCLIACVYMIWQERNTRIFTGKESGVQGLLRQVQFLVSVKMLARNVKNSNMVIDHLSSIYA; encoded by the exons ATGGATATTTTTGGCCTTTTGGAAACGCATGTTAAAGAGCATAATGCTCACtctattttcaaaaaatttcccaACTATAGGATCCTAACTAATTACCAAAATCATTATAATGGCAGAATTTGGGTGTTCTGGAATCCCAACACTATTACTATGGTCAATACTGATACTCATGCTCAGGTTATTCACTGTGGTATTATCCACAATGCTACTAACCACAGATTAGATGTTTCTTTTGTTTATGGTTGCAACACTGCTCATGGTAGAGAATCCCTATGGACTGAACTTATTAGGATCTCTACTCTTAGTAGTAATTGGCTGATTTCTGGAGATTTTAATATTGTTAGGCATGCTTCTGAGAAAACTGGGCCCAATCCTCCCAAAATCTCTGAGGTAATGGCTTTTAATGATTGCTTAAGAACTTGTCATCTTGATGATCTCTCTTCCACTGGATGTGAATTCTCCTGGACCAACAAGCATCATGATGGTACAAGAGTCTGGTCTAGATTGGACAGAGCCCTGATCAATCCTCTTTGGCTTCAGACTTTTCCCAACTCTAATGCTGTTGTCTTGCTCCCTGGACTCTCTGATCATTCTCCTATTCTGGTCAATGTTTTTGAGGACCAGAAATTTAGGAAGCAATTCAGTTTCCTTGACTGTTGGACTGAACATCCTCATTATCAAACCTGTGTTACTACTGGATGGACTACTCAGTGCAAGGGTTCCCCTATCTATAAGTTTTTTAAGAAGTTGGCTAGTGTGAGGAAGCACCTTTCTCTCCTTCACCAGCAGGACTATAATGGTCTATCTCAGCGAGTTTTAGCTGCTGCTCAAAAATTAGCTTCTTGCCCAGCAGGCTCGAGTACGATCTCACCAATAGTACTCTTCTTCGATGAAGCCCATCTCATTCAGGTGTACGCTTCTCTGCAAAAAGCTGAGTTGAGTATGCTGCATCAGCGTGCTAAGATTCATGGAATAAAAATGAATGACTGTTCCTCCAAATATTTCTTTGCTAAGATTGCAAAGAGAAAGCAACAGAGTATAGTTGGGCAGATTTGCAACCAGAATGGACTCACTGTTCATGGAGTGGATGAG GCCTCCCTTTGCTTACCTATCACTGCACTTGAAATCAAGAAGGCCCTCTTTTCCATTGGTAACCAGAAAAGCCCTGGTTATGATGGATTCTCATCTGGGTTTTATAAATCTGCTTGGTCTGTGGTGGGTGATGATTTTATCCAGGCTGTTCAATCTTTTTTCAAGACTGGTAAATTGGCTAAGCAAGCCAATGTAACTGTCTTAACTCTCATCCCTAAAAAGGATGTAGTCACCTCTGTCAAGGACTTCAGGCCTATTGCGTGTTGCACTGTCCTCTATAAAACAATAAGCAAAGTCCTGGTTGCTAGGCTTAAACCTCTCCTACAGAAGCTCATTGGGCCTGAACAAGGAGCTTTTGTTGATAAGAGGAACATTTTTGAAAATATCATGCTTTCTCAAGCTTTAATAAAAGGCTACAATAATGGCACTTGCTCCCCTCGAACTATGATCAAAGTTGATATTAAAAAAGCTTTTGATTCTGTTCAATGGCAGTTTGTGAGCAGCATGCTTAAAAGCTTGAATTTCCCTGATCAATTTGTGCACTGGATTATGGGATGCATTAGTAGTACCTGGTTTACTCTTAAGATTAATGGCAGCAATGTGGGATTCTTTAAAGGAGCTGGTGGTTTAAGACAAGGAGACCCCCTATCTCCTTACTTGTTTGTTCTTGGCATGGAAATCCTCTCTCGTTACTTAAGGCCAATTTGTTCCCTCCACTATGTTACTTATCACCCAAAGTGTGCTAGGATTAAGCTCAACCATCTTATCTTCGCTGATGACCTCATGATTTTTGTGCGAGGTGATGTACCATCTGTCAAAGCTGTTGCACACACTCTTGATCTGTTTGGCTCTATCTCTGG AAATTATCTTTGGCAAACTACTATGGATAAGCACAAACTCTACATGAAAAGCTGGCAATCATGTTGCTGTCCCTGGGATGAGGGTGGTTTCCACATCAAGGAGATTCTTTCATGGAATAGCGCAAATATTTGTAAATGGATTTGGAAAATGCAAACCTCATCTGAGTCTCTTTGGGTTCTCTGGAATCATGCTTATAATGTGAAGAGTGGTACCATCGGAATGCCGCTCTCAAACCTTGTCATTCGAAAGTTGGAGAAGTATCCGCACACAAGAGATCTCCTCCTGACTCTCTATGGCACTGCTGATTCTGCTGCACAGGCCCTTCAAACTTGTGTTTCTCCTAATGGCCACTTCATGGTAAGCAAAGCTTATGACCTTCTTCGACCTCACTATCCTAAAAATAGATGGGCTAAGGCTATTTGGAGTCCTAATGTACTACCTAAGCATAGTTTCATCACTGCTTTGGCTGCTCAAGGGAAACTCCCAACTGTTGACAATTTATGCAGAAGGGGGCTCTACTTG GTTGGATGCGTGTTTTTGGAAGGACTGCAAATCTCAGGCAGGAGCTGCTTTGGTGTAGGCACAGGAACAGTCGTAAGCATTGGAAAGTGGCCAGTTTGCTCGCTTCTTTGTCTCATTGCTTGTGTCTATATGATTTGGCAGGAACGCAATACTCGGATTTTTACTGGTAAGGAATCTGGAGTTCAGGGGTTGCTCAGGCAGGTGCAATTCCTTGTTAGTGTCAAGATGCTAGCTAGGAATGTTAAGAATAGCAACATGGTTATTGATCATTTAAGCTCTATTTATGCTTAG